The Pseudomonas fluorescens genome includes a window with the following:
- the hydA gene encoding dihydropyrimidinase, with protein MSLLIRGATVITHDESYRADVFCADGVIKAIGDNLDVPAAVEVLDGGGQYLMPGGIDPHTHMQLPFMGTVASEDFFSGTAAGLAGGTTSIIDFVIPNPQQSLMEAFHQWRGWAEKSASDYGFHVAITWWSEQVREEMAELVNHHGVNSFKHFMAYKNAIMAADDTLVASFERCLELGAVPTVHAENGELVYHLQRKLLAQGITGPEAHPLSRPSQVEGEAASRAIRIAETLGTPLYLVHVSTKEALDEITYARSKGQPVYGEVLAGHLLLDDSVYRDPDWQTAAGYVMSPPFRPRGHQEALWHGLQSGNLHTTATDHCCFCAEQKAAGRDDFSKIPNGTAGIEDRMAVLWDEGVNSGKLSMHDFVALTSTNTAKIFNLYPRKGAIRVGADADLVLWDPQGSRTISAKTHHQQVDFNIFEGKTVRGVPSHTISQGRLVWADGDLRAERSAGRYIERPAYPAVFDLLSKRAELNKPTAVKR; from the coding sequence ATGTCTCTGTTGATCCGTGGCGCCACCGTTATTACCCATGATGAAAGTTATCGCGCCGATGTGTTTTGCGCCGACGGCGTGATCAAGGCCATCGGTGACAACCTGGATGTTCCGGCCGCTGTCGAAGTGCTCGATGGCGGCGGTCAATACCTGATGCCCGGCGGCATCGATCCCCATACGCATATGCAGTTGCCGTTCATGGGCACGGTCGCCAGCGAGGACTTCTTCAGCGGCACGGCGGCAGGTCTGGCCGGAGGCACCACGTCGATCATCGACTTCGTGATTCCCAACCCCCAGCAATCGTTGATGGAAGCCTTTCACCAATGGCGTGGCTGGGCCGAGAAAAGTGCCAGCGACTACGGTTTTCACGTGGCAATCACCTGGTGGAGCGAACAGGTCCGCGAAGAAATGGCCGAGTTGGTCAACCATCACGGCGTGAACAGCTTCAAGCATTTCATGGCCTACAAGAATGCGATCATGGCGGCCGACGATACCCTGGTGGCAAGCTTCGAGCGCTGCCTGGAACTGGGCGCGGTGCCCACCGTGCACGCCGAAAACGGCGAACTGGTCTACCACCTGCAACGCAAACTGCTGGCCCAGGGCATCACCGGCCCCGAGGCCCATCCGTTGTCGCGTCCTTCGCAAGTGGAAGGCGAAGCCGCGAGCCGGGCCATCCGCATCGCCGAAACCCTGGGCACACCGCTGTACCTGGTGCACGTGTCCACCAAGGAAGCGCTGGACGAAATCACCTACGCCCGCAGCAAGGGCCAACCGGTCTACGGTGAAGTACTGGCCGGGCATCTGTTGCTGGACGACAGTGTTTATCGCGACCCCGACTGGCAGACCGCCGCCGGCTACGTGATGAGCCCGCCCTTCCGCCCACGCGGGCATCAAGAAGCACTCTGGCACGGCTTGCAATCCGGCAACCTGCACACCACCGCCACCGACCACTGCTGTTTCTGCGCGGAACAGAAAGCCGCCGGTCGCGACGACTTCAGCAAAATCCCCAACGGCACCGCCGGTATCGAAGACCGCATGGCCGTGCTCTGGGACGAGGGGGTCAACAGCGGCAAATTGTCGATGCACGACTTCGTCGCCCTCACCTCCACCAACACCGCGAAGATCTTCAACCTCTACCCGCGCAAAGGGGCGATCCGCGTCGGCGCCGATGCCGACCTGGTGCTCTGGGACCCGCAAGGCAGCCGCACGATTTCCGCCAAGACCCACCATCAGCAGGTGGACTTCAACATCTTCGAAGGCAAGACCGTGCGCGGCGTGCCCAGCCACACCATCAGCCAGGGCCGGCTGGTGTGGGCCGACGGCGACCTACGGGCCGAGCGCAGCGCGGGGCGCTATATCGAGCGGCCGGCGTACCCGGCGGTGTTCGATTTGCTGAGCAAGCGGGCGGAGTTGAACAAGCCAACCGCCGTGAAACGCTGA
- a CDS encoding NCS1 family nucleobase:cation symporter-1, translating to MTRSTVTERDGLFELEAGSDVLDSPRYNHDIAPTKVHERTWNKWHITALWVGMAICVPTYTLGGVLTAYFGLTVGEALLAILFANIIVLIPLTLNAFAGTKYGIPFPVLLRSSFGVIGSNVPCLIRALVACGWFGIQTMFGGLAIHLFLGSVFEGWKSLGGTGEVIGFMVFWVINLWVVLRGAESIKWLETLSAPLLVLVGVGLLVWALPNVSLTELMAVPAKRPEGAGVTSYFLAGLTAMVGFWATLSLNIPDFSRYARSQKDQIVGQIIGLPLTMFLFASLGVVMTAASEKLVGVTVSDPVTLIGHIQSPVWVALAMVLIIVATLSTNTAANIVSPTNDFQNLAPKLIGRTKAVMLTGLVGLALMAHELLKKLGLIVSEVSLESVYSNWLLGYSSLLGPIAGIMVVDYFLIKKQQLDLAGLYRDDVYPAWNWNGFIAFGVPVVLTLLSLGSDAFSWFYSYGWFTGSALGGVIYYGLCSLRASPSIAKSAV from the coding sequence ATGACCAGATCAACAGTGACCGAGCGCGACGGATTGTTCGAGCTTGAAGCCGGCAGCGACGTCCTCGACAGCCCCCGTTATAACCACGACATCGCGCCGACCAAGGTGCATGAGCGAACCTGGAACAAATGGCACATCACTGCACTGTGGGTGGGCATGGCGATTTGCGTGCCGACCTACACCCTCGGTGGCGTGCTCACCGCCTATTTCGGCCTGACGGTGGGCGAGGCGCTGCTGGCGATTCTGTTTGCCAACATCATCGTGCTGATCCCCCTGACCCTGAATGCCTTTGCCGGAACCAAGTACGGCATTCCGTTTCCGGTGCTTTTGCGTTCATCCTTCGGCGTGATTGGTTCCAACGTGCCGTGCCTGATCCGCGCCCTGGTGGCCTGTGGCTGGTTCGGGATCCAGACCATGTTCGGCGGGCTGGCGATCCACCTGTTTCTCGGCTCGGTGTTCGAAGGCTGGAAGAGCCTGGGTGGCACCGGCGAAGTGATCGGCTTCATGGTGTTCTGGGTCATCAACCTGTGGGTGGTGCTGCGCGGTGCCGAGTCGATCAAGTGGCTGGAAACCTTGTCAGCGCCGCTGCTGGTGCTGGTGGGCGTCGGTCTGTTGGTGTGGGCATTGCCCAACGTTTCATTGACTGAACTGATGGCGGTCCCGGCCAAGCGTCCCGAAGGCGCCGGCGTGACCAGCTACTTCCTTGCCGGCCTGACGGCCATGGTCGGTTTCTGGGCTACGCTGTCGTTGAACATTCCTGACTTCAGCCGTTATGCCAGGAGTCAGAAAGACCAGATCGTGGGGCAGATCATTGGCCTGCCATTGACCATGTTCCTGTTCGCCTCCCTCGGCGTGGTCATGACCGCCGCCTCGGAAAAACTGGTGGGGGTGACCGTCTCCGACCCGGTGACCTTGATCGGGCACATCCAGAGCCCGGTGTGGGTGGCTCTGGCGATGGTGCTGATCATTGTCGCCACGCTCTCGACCAACACCGCCGCCAACATCGTTTCGCCCACCAACGACTTCCAGAACCTGGCGCCGAAACTGATCGGCCGCACCAAGGCGGTGATGCTCACCGGGTTGGTGGGGCTGGCGCTGATGGCCCACGAACTGCTGAAGAAGCTTGGCCTGATTGTGTCCGAGGTCAGCCTGGAGTCGGTCTATTCCAATTGGCTGCTGGGCTATTCGAGCCTGCTGGGGCCGATTGCCGGGATCATGGTGGTGGATTATTTCCTGATCAAGAAACAGCAACTGGACCTGGCCGGGTTGTACCGCGACGACGTTTACCCGGCGTGGAACTGGAACGGCTTCATCGCCTTTGGCGTGCCGGTGGTGCTGACGCTGCTGTCCCTGGGCAGCGATGCGTTCAGTTGGTTCTACAGCTACGGCTGGTTCACCGGCTCGGCGCTGGGCGGGGTGATTTATTACGGGTTGTGCAGTCTGCGTGCGAGCCCATCCATCGCCAAATCTGCGGTGTGA
- a CDS encoding Zn-dependent hydrolase: MNAAIDVLQSTHPHINRDRLWQSLMDLAQLGATVKGGVCRLALTDLDRQARDLFVQWTQAAGCTVSIDAVGNIFARRPGRNPNLPPVMTGSHIDTQPTGGKFDGCFGVLSGLEVLRTLNDLNIETEAPLEVVVWTNEEGSRFAPCMMGSGVFAEKFTLEETLAKVDAEGISVGQALNAIGYAGPRPVSGHPVGAYFEAHIEQGPILEDEGKTIGVVMGALGQKWFDLTLRGVEAHAGPTPMHLRKDALVGASIIVGAVNRAALGHQPHACGTVGCLQAYPGSRNVIPGEVRMTLDFRHLEPARLDSMIAEVKQVIEDTCQQHGLTFDLKPTADFPPLYFDKGCVDAVRGAAQGLGLSHLDIVSGAGHDAIFLAELGPAGMIFVPCEGGISHNEIENAAPDDLAAGCAVLLRAMLAASQAIAEGRMAA, translated from the coding sequence ATGAATGCTGCCATCGATGTCCTACAGTCCACCCACCCGCACATCAACCGCGATCGCCTGTGGCAGTCGCTCATGGACCTGGCCCAGCTCGGTGCCACGGTCAAGGGCGGTGTGTGTCGGCTGGCCCTGACCGACCTCGACCGCCAGGCCCGCGACCTGTTCGTGCAATGGACCCAGGCGGCGGGCTGCACCGTCAGCATCGATGCGGTGGGCAACATCTTCGCCCGTCGCCCGGGGCGCAATCCGAACCTGCCACCGGTGATGACCGGCAGCCACATCGACACCCAGCCCACCGGTGGCAAGTTCGACGGCTGCTTTGGCGTGCTCTCCGGGCTGGAAGTGTTGCGCACCCTCAACGACCTGAACATCGAAACCGAAGCGCCGCTGGAAGTGGTGGTGTGGACCAACGAAGAAGGCTCGCGTTTCGCCCCGTGCATGATGGGCTCCGGCGTGTTCGCGGAAAAATTCACCCTCGAAGAAACCCTCGCCAAGGTCGACGCCGAGGGCATCAGCGTGGGCCAGGCGCTCAATGCCATCGGCTATGCCGGCCCGCGCCCGGTCAGCGGGCATCCGGTGGGGGCGTATTTCGAGGCGCACATCGAACAGGGGCCGATCCTCGAAGACGAGGGCAAGACCATCGGTGTGGTGATGGGCGCATTGGGACAGAAATGGTTCGACCTGACCTTGCGCGGCGTCGAGGCCCACGCCGGCCCGACCCCGATGCACCTGCGTAAGGACGCCCTGGTGGGCGCCTCGATCATCGTCGGCGCCGTCAACCGCGCCGCCCTCGGTCATCAACCCCATGCCTGCGGCACGGTCGGGTGCCTGCAAGCTTATCCGGGGTCGCGCAATGTCATCCCCGGCGAAGTGCGCATGACCCTGGACTTTCGTCACCTGGAACCGGCGCGGCTGGATTCGATGATCGCCGAGGTCAAGCAGGTGATCGAAGACACCTGCCAGCAACACGGCCTGACCTTCGATTTGAAACCCACGGCCGATTTCCCGCCGCTGTATTTCGACAAGGGCTGCGTCGACGCCGTACGCGGCGCGGCCCAAGGGCTGGGCCTATCCCACCTGGACATCGTCAGCGGTGCCGGTCATGACGCAATCTTCCTCGCCGAACTGGGCCCGGCCGGGATGATCTTCGTGCCTTGCGAAGGGGGTATCAGCCACAACGAAATCGAAAACGCCGCCCCGGACGACCTCGCCGCCGGTTGCGCAGTGCTGCTGCGAGCGATGCTGGCCGCCTCACAAGCGATTGCCGAGGGGCGCATGGCGGCTTGA
- a CDS encoding helix-turn-helix transcriptional regulator, protein MNQQVPTTDTNRRQLLQIIAGLSDGVMLIEVDQTIAWANAAALAMHGVKDLSELGTTARQYARRFNLRYRNNHPLSDDNYPIARVARGDEFSDVLVEVTPQADPDRTWVHRIRSMVLADRNGEPELLVLILSDATEWASAEQRFEKTFGANPAPAVICRLSDLRYIKVNPGFLEMTGYSREQVIGRSVYELDVLEAAERRDLAIERLGQGATIPQMQAELKLPDGTCKQVIVAGQPLDLHDEDCMLFSFMDMEPRRKAETALRQSEERFAKSFRLSPVPTLVCSAEQQLLEINEAFLQTTGYASEELLGKTVEEIGFLDKDASAALFARLEKAAAVSSIDVKVHKKGGELIDCEVAADTVLIQDKPCYLLVLMNITERKRSELELVAAIEEVMKDASWFSRTLIEKLANVKSINAHVPSVSFTELTARERDVLGLICEGLADKEIAARLKLAPNTVRNHVATLYSKLDVHSRSEAIVWARERGLFANEWRMKAP, encoded by the coding sequence ATGAATCAGCAAGTCCCGACCACCGATACCAACCGTCGTCAATTGCTGCAGATCATTGCCGGGCTGTCCGACGGGGTGATGTTGATCGAGGTCGACCAGACCATTGCCTGGGCCAACGCAGCGGCCTTGGCGATGCACGGGGTCAAGGATCTCAGTGAGCTGGGCACCACGGCCAGGCAATACGCCCGGCGTTTCAATTTGCGTTATCGCAACAATCACCCGCTGAGCGACGACAACTACCCCATCGCCCGGGTTGCCCGTGGCGATGAGTTCAGCGATGTGCTGGTGGAAGTCACGCCCCAGGCCGACCCGGATCGGACCTGGGTGCATCGGATCCGCAGCATGGTGCTGGCCGATCGCAACGGCGAGCCGGAGCTTCTCGTGCTGATCCTCAGCGATGCCACCGAATGGGCCAGCGCCGAGCAGCGCTTCGAGAAAACCTTCGGGGCCAACCCGGCACCGGCGGTGATCTGTCGCCTCAGTGACCTGCGTTACATCAAGGTCAATCCGGGATTCCTGGAGATGACCGGCTACAGTCGCGAGCAGGTGATTGGGCGTTCGGTCTATGAGCTTGACGTGCTTGAAGCCGCCGAAAGACGCGACCTGGCCATCGAACGCCTGGGGCAGGGCGCGACCATTCCGCAAATGCAGGCCGAGTTGAAATTGCCCGACGGCACCTGCAAACAGGTGATCGTCGCCGGCCAGCCGCTGGACCTGCACGACGAAGACTGCATGCTGTTTTCCTTCATGGACATGGAGCCGCGACGCAAGGCGGAAACGGCTCTGCGCCAGAGCGAGGAGCGCTTTGCCAAGTCGTTCCGCCTGTCGCCCGTACCCACGCTGGTGTGCAGCGCTGAACAGCAGTTGTTGGAAATCAACGAGGCGTTTCTCCAGACCACCGGTTACGCCAGCGAAGAGCTGTTGGGAAAAACCGTGGAGGAAATCGGCTTTCTCGACAAGGACGCCAGCGCCGCGCTGTTTGCCCGGCTGGAAAAAGCCGCCGCTGTCTCGAGTATCGACGTCAAGGTGCACAAGAAGGGTGGCGAACTCATCGACTGTGAGGTCGCCGCCGATACGGTGCTCATCCAGGACAAACCTTGCTATCTGTTGGTGCTGATGAACATCACCGAGCGCAAACGCTCGGAGCTGGAGCTGGTGGCGGCTATCGAAGAGGTGATGAAAGACGCGTCCTGGTTCAGTCGGACCCTGATTGAAAAATTGGCTAACGTGAAGAGCATCAACGCCCACGTGCCCAGCGTGTCATTCACCGAGCTGACGGCCCGGGAGCGCGACGTGCTGGGGCTGATTTGCGAAGGCTTGGCAGACAAGGAAATCGCCGCACGCCTGAAGCTGGCGCCCAATACCGTGCGCAATCACGTGGCTACGCTGTAT